In a genomic window of Helianthus annuus cultivar XRQ/B chromosome 10, HanXRQr2.0-SUNRISE, whole genome shotgun sequence:
- the LOC110884150 gene encoding E3 ubiquitin-protein ligase SP1 isoform X2, translating into MVPWGGVTCCLSAAALYLLGRSSGKDAEVLKSVTRVNQLKDLAQLLEAANKVLPFVVTISGRVSSDTPINCEYSGLRGVIVEETAEQHFLKHNDAGSWIQDSALMLSMCKEVPWYLDDGSARVYVVGARGAAGLVLTVGSEVFEESGRSLVRGTLDYLQGLKMLGVKRIERVLPTGTPLTVVGEAIKDDIGTVRIQRPLKGPFYVSHKTIDQLIANLGKWARWYKYASVGFAAFGFYLIAKQAFQYIMERKRHWEIKKRVLDAAAKRTTSDTEEFGVNGTRKDGQMPDICVICLEQEYNSVFVPCGHMCCCVTCSSHLTSCPLCRSRITQVVKTYRH; encoded by the exons ATGGTTCCTTGGGGTGGAGTTACTTGTTGTTTGAGTGCTGCTGCTCTTTATCTGCTTGGCAGAAGTAGCGGAAA GGATGCAGAGGTTCTTAAATCGGTGACTCGAGTAAATCAGTTGAAAGATTTGG CACAACTACTAGAAGCTGCAAACAAAGTGTTGCCTTTTGTTGTGACAATATCCGGTAGAGTCAGTTCCGATACTCCAATTAATTGCGAGTATAGTGGTTTGCGAGGAGTTATTGTGGAGGAAACG GCAGAACAGCACTTTTTGAAACATAATGATGCTGGTTCATGGATTCAAGACTCTGCACTGATGCTATCAATGTGTAAAGAGGTTCCGTGGTACCTG GATGATGGAAGTGCTCGTGTATATGTTGTTGGAGCTCGTGGTGCCGCTGGTTTGGTATTAACCGTTGGAAGTGAAGTGTTTGAGGAATCAGGAAGATCGCTTGTTCGTGGAACATTAGACTATCTGCAAGGTCTTAAA ATGCTTGGAGTCAAGCGAATCGAACGTGTTCTACCAACAGGCACTCCATTAACTGTTGTTGGTGAG GCTATTAAAGATGACATTGGAACTGTTCGGATCCAGCGACCCCTTAAAGGTCCATTCTACGTCTCTCATAAAACCATCGATCAACTCATTGCAAATCTCGGGAAATGGGCCAG GTGGTACAAGTATGCTTCAGTGGGTTTTGCTGCATTTGGTTTTTATTTGATTGCTAAGCAAGCTTTTCAATACATTATGGAAAGAAAACGTCACTGGGAAATAAAGAAAAG AGTTCTTGATGCTGCAGCCAAAAGAACGACTTCAGACACCGAAG AATTTGGAGTCAATGGCACCCGAAAAGACGGACAAATGCCTGATATATGCGTTATATGCCTTGAGCAGGAGTACAATTCTGTTTTTGTCCC GTGTGGTCATATGTGCTGCTGCGTGACATGTTCGTCACACTTGACAAGTTGTCCACTATGTCGAAGTCGAATCACGCAGGTGGTGAAGACCTACCGTCACTGA
- the LOC110884150 gene encoding E3 ubiquitin-protein ligase SP1 isoform X1 has protein sequence MVPWGGVTCCLSAAALYLLGRSSGKDAEVLKSVTRVNQLKDLAQLLEAANKVLPFVVTISGRVSSDTPINCEYSGLRGVIVEETAEQHFLKHNDAGSWIQDSALMLSMCKEVPWYLDDGSARVYVVGARGAAGLVLTVGSEVFEESGRSLVRGTLDYLQGLKMLGVKRIERVLPTGTPLTVVGEAIKDDIGTVRIQRPLKGPFYVSHKTIDQLIANLGKWARWYKYASVGFAAFGFYLIAKQAFQYIMERKRHWEIKKRVLDAAAKRTTSDTEGSNGKAEFGVNGTRKDGQMPDICVICLEQEYNSVFVPCGHMCCCVTCSSHLTSCPLCRSRITQVVKTYRH, from the exons ATGGTTCCTTGGGGTGGAGTTACTTGTTGTTTGAGTGCTGCTGCTCTTTATCTGCTTGGCAGAAGTAGCGGAAA GGATGCAGAGGTTCTTAAATCGGTGACTCGAGTAAATCAGTTGAAAGATTTGG CACAACTACTAGAAGCTGCAAACAAAGTGTTGCCTTTTGTTGTGACAATATCCGGTAGAGTCAGTTCCGATACTCCAATTAATTGCGAGTATAGTGGTTTGCGAGGAGTTATTGTGGAGGAAACG GCAGAACAGCACTTTTTGAAACATAATGATGCTGGTTCATGGATTCAAGACTCTGCACTGATGCTATCAATGTGTAAAGAGGTTCCGTGGTACCTG GATGATGGAAGTGCTCGTGTATATGTTGTTGGAGCTCGTGGTGCCGCTGGTTTGGTATTAACCGTTGGAAGTGAAGTGTTTGAGGAATCAGGAAGATCGCTTGTTCGTGGAACATTAGACTATCTGCAAGGTCTTAAA ATGCTTGGAGTCAAGCGAATCGAACGTGTTCTACCAACAGGCACTCCATTAACTGTTGTTGGTGAG GCTATTAAAGATGACATTGGAACTGTTCGGATCCAGCGACCCCTTAAAGGTCCATTCTACGTCTCTCATAAAACCATCGATCAACTCATTGCAAATCTCGGGAAATGGGCCAG GTGGTACAAGTATGCTTCAGTGGGTTTTGCTGCATTTGGTTTTTATTTGATTGCTAAGCAAGCTTTTCAATACATTATGGAAAGAAAACGTCACTGGGAAATAAAGAAAAG AGTTCTTGATGCTGCAGCCAAAAGAACGACTTCAGACACCGAAG GCTCAAATGGTAAAGCAGAATTTGGAGTCAATGGCACCCGAAAAGACGGACAAATGCCTGATATATGCGTTATATGCCTTGAGCAGGAGTACAATTCTGTTTTTGTCCC GTGTGGTCATATGTGCTGCTGCGTGACATGTTCGTCACACTTGACAAGTTGTCCACTATGTCGAAGTCGAATCACGCAGGTGGTGAAGACCTACCGTCACTGA